In a single window of the Acetivibrio clariflavus DSM 19732 genome:
- the fabF gene encoding beta-ketoacyl-ACP synthase II — protein MKRRVVITGMGVVSSLGIGVDNFWNSIREGKNGISSVTKIDVSNMNCKVAAEIKEFDATQFIDKKEAKRMDKYSQYAISAAKMAVDASGLDLEKIDKYRFGVIVGSGIGGIETFEEQFRVFLEKGPGRVSPFFIPMMIANMASGLLAMQFGAKGFNECVVTACATSTNAIGDAFKVIQRGDADIMITGGAEASITPASFAGFCSMKAMSTNEDPSCACRPFDADRNGFVMGEGSGILVLEELEHAKARGANIIAEIVGYGCTNDAYHMTAPAPEGEGGARCMKMAINDAGIRPEDIQYINAHGTSTEYNDKFETAAIKTVFGEHAKKLAVSSTKSMTGHLLGAAGAVEAIITALSIKDGFLPPTINYKTPDPECDLDYVPNKGRNADINYALSNSFGFGGHNATIVLKKYQG, from the coding sequence ATGAAAAGACGCGTAGTTATTACAGGAATGGGTGTAGTTTCTTCGTTGGGAATAGGTGTTGACAACTTTTGGAATTCGATAAGAGAAGGAAAAAATGGCATAAGTTCAGTTACAAAAATAGATGTTTCAAATATGAATTGTAAAGTTGCAGCCGAAATTAAAGAATTTGATGCTACCCAGTTTATTGACAAAAAAGAAGCAAAGAGGATGGATAAGTATTCTCAATATGCCATATCTGCTGCAAAGATGGCTGTTGATGCATCAGGCCTTGATCTTGAAAAGATAGACAAATATAGATTTGGGGTTATTGTAGGTTCGGGTATTGGAGGAATTGAGACTTTTGAAGAACAGTTTAGAGTTTTTCTGGAAAAAGGTCCGGGAAGAGTAAGTCCATTCTTTATACCGATGATGATTGCCAACATGGCATCAGGACTTTTAGCTATGCAATTTGGAGCTAAGGGATTCAATGAGTGCGTGGTAACAGCCTGCGCTACATCAACAAATGCAATTGGAGATGCTTTTAAAGTAATACAGCGAGGCGATGCTGATATTATGATTACCGGAGGAGCTGAGGCGAGTATTACACCGGCATCCTTTGCTGGTTTTTGCTCAATGAAAGCCATGTCTACCAATGAAGATCCTTCTTGTGCATGCAGACCTTTTGATGCCGATAGGAATGGATTTGTAATGGGAGAGGGTTCCGGTATCCTTGTTTTAGAAGAATTGGAGCATGCAAAGGCCAGAGGTGCGAACATAATAGCAGAAATAGTAGGATACGGATGTACCAATGACGCATATCATATGACTGCTCCTGCTCCGGAAGGTGAAGGGGGAGCAAGATGTATGAAGATGGCAATCAATGATGCAGGAATAAGACCTGAAGACATACAATATATTAATGCTCATGGTACTTCAACCGAGTATAATGACAAGTTTGAAACAGCGGCTATTAAGACAGTGTTTGGAGAACATGCAAAGAAGCTTGCTGTAAGCTCAACTAAGTCAATGACAGGACACCTTCTTGGTGCAGCAGGTGCCGTTGAAGCTATAATAACTGCCCTTTCGATAAAAGACGGATTTTTACCTCCGACAATAAACTATAAAACACCGGATCCTGAATGTGATTTGGACTATGTACCCAATAAAGGAAGAAATGCCGATATTAATTATGCTTTATCAAATTCTTTCGGATTTGGCGGTCATAATGCGACTATTGTTTTAAAGAAATATCAAGGTTGA
- the acpP gene encoding acyl carrier protein, with the protein MFEKIKKIIVDQLGVEEDEITMESSFIDDLGADSLDIVELIMALEEAFDLEIPDSEAEKITTVGDVVEYIKNNS; encoded by the coding sequence ATGTTCGAAAAAATAAAAAAGATTATTGTTGACCAATTAGGTGTTGAAGAAGATGAAATTACGATGGAATCTTCCTTCATAGATGATTTAGGTGCAGACTCACTTGATATAGTTGAGTTGATAATGGCGCTCGAAGAAGCGTTTGATCTTGAGATCCCCGATAGCGAAGCGGAGAAAATTACAACAGTTGGAGATGTTGTTGAGTACATTAAGAATAATTCATAA
- the fabG gene encoding 3-oxoacyl-[acyl-carrier-protein] reductase, with amino-acid sequence MQLKGKTAIITGSSRGIGRAIALKLGQMGANVVINGSSPSEALKKTEEELKAAGVNVVATVADVRKIEDVEAMINTAVNTFGSVDILVNNAGITRDKLMMRMTESDWDEVLDVNLKGAFLCTKAASKIMMKQKSGKIINITSVVGVIGNPSQTNYAASKAGLIGLTKSIAKELASRGINCNAIAPGFIETEMTDVLPENVKENYLNNIPQKRFGTPEDVANVVGFLASEEANYITGQVIHIDGGLVM; translated from the coding sequence ATGCAATTAAAGGGGAAAACTGCAATTATAACAGGTTCAAGCAGAGGAATAGGAAGAGCAATTGCATTAAAACTCGGACAAATGGGTGCAAATGTAGTAATAAACGGCAGTTCGCCTTCCGAAGCCCTGAAGAAGACCGAGGAGGAATTAAAAGCAGCGGGAGTAAATGTTGTTGCCACTGTAGCTGATGTAAGAAAAATTGAAGATGTTGAAGCTATGATTAATACCGCTGTGAATACCTTCGGAAGCGTGGATATTCTTGTTAATAATGCAGGAATAACAAGAGATAAGCTTATGATGAGAATGACTGAGAGTGATTGGGATGAAGTTTTGGATGTAAATCTGAAAGGTGCATTTCTATGTACAAAAGCTGCTTCGAAAATAATGATGAAACAAAAAAGCGGTAAGATTATAAACATTACTTCTGTAGTAGGAGTAATAGGAAATCCAAGTCAGACAAATTATGCAGCTTCAAAAGCTGGATTAATTGGTCTTACAAAATCCATAGCCAAAGAACTTGCATCAAGGGGGATCAATTGCAATGCAATAGCACCGGGATTTATTGAAACTGAGATGACCGATGTATTGCCCGAGAATGTGAAAGAAAATTATTTAAATAACATTCCGCAAAAAAGGTTTGGGACGCCTGAAGATGTGGCAAATGTTGTTGGTTTTCTTGCTTCGGAAGAAGCAAATTATATAACAGGGCAAGTAATACATATTGACGGCGGTCTAGTTATGTAA
- the fabD gene encoding ACP S-malonyltransferase has translation MGKLAFLFSGQGAQYVGMGKQIAEEYKSSDSIFNEASEVLGFDIKKMIFEGDDETLKITENTQPCIVTTSIACLQPLLEKGIKPDVVAGLSLGEYSAHVAAGTMAFSDAVALVRKRGKFMQEAVPVGVGAMAAIIGLDNEKVIECCNKARDFGIVEPANFNCPGQVVVAGEVKAVEKAMEIAKEAGAKRAMLLPVSAPFHCSLLKPAGEKLAAELEKIELKDMNIPVVTNVTAEYILDKNKVKDLLIRQVSSSVLFEESIRKMIDDGVDTFVEIGPGKTLIGFVKKINKDVKTLNVEDLESLSNTFKELGY, from the coding sequence ATGGGAAAACTGGCATTTTTATTTTCCGGTCAAGGTGCGCAGTACGTAGGAATGGGTAAGCAAATAGCAGAAGAGTATAAGTCTTCTGACTCCATCTTTAATGAAGCATCGGAAGTTTTGGGGTTTGATATAAAGAAAATGATTTTTGAAGGCGATGATGAAACTTTAAAAATAACCGAAAATACTCAACCTTGCATAGTAACGACAAGCATTGCATGTCTTCAGCCGCTTTTGGAAAAGGGAATTAAACCGGATGTTGTTGCAGGTCTGAGTCTTGGGGAATATTCAGCCCATGTGGCAGCCGGTACAATGGCTTTTAGTGATGCGGTAGCCCTTGTGAGAAAAAGAGGAAAGTTTATGCAGGAAGCTGTTCCTGTAGGTGTAGGAGCAATGGCGGCTATTATTGGGCTGGACAATGAAAAAGTTATCGAATGCTGTAACAAAGCGAGAGATTTCGGAATAGTTGAACCGGCAAATTTCAATTGTCCCGGTCAGGTTGTTGTGGCTGGAGAAGTGAAAGCTGTGGAAAAAGCAATGGAAATTGCAAAAGAAGCAGGTGCTAAAAGAGCTATGCTGCTTCCTGTAAGTGCACCTTTTCACTGCAGTTTACTGAAACCTGCCGGTGAAAAACTGGCTGCAGAACTTGAAAAAATTGAGTTAAAAGATATGAATATTCCTGTAGTAACAAACGTAACTGCTGAATATATTTTAGATAAGAATAAAGTTAAGGACTTACTTATCAGGCAGGTTAGCAGTTCGGTACTTTTTGAGGAATCGATAAGGAAAATGATTGATGACGGCGTGGATACTTTTGTAGAGATTGGACCCGGAAAGACTTTGATAGGATTTGTCAAAAAAATTAATAAAGATGTAAAAACCTTAAACGTTGAGGATCTTGAATCCTTGAGCAATACTTTTAAAGAGCTTGGATACTAA
- a CDS encoding beta-ketoacyl-ACP synthase III, whose translation MQNRNNYGILGVGSCLPEKVFTNHDWEKLVDTTDEWITKRTGISERRILEKEQPTHELGIKAAKMALEDAGLTAEDLDLIIVATETPDYLSPSMSCLIQKGIGAKKAAAFDLNAACSGFIYSMTVAGQFIKTGVYKYVLVIGCEGLSKVMDWKDRNTCVLFGDGAGAAVLGPVEEGYGVLNTYLGAAGDLGHNLTIPCCFITEEDIAKRPNENKRVLWMDGSEVFKFAVKIMEQCTRQVLEEIGMSLDDIKLIVPHQANIRILESATKRLGVENEKVFSNLHKYGNISSASIPVALNETYREGKIAKGDNLVFVGFGGGLTWGAAVVKWSK comes from the coding sequence TTGCAGAATAGGAATAATTATGGAATTTTAGGGGTTGGAAGTTGTTTGCCCGAAAAGGTTTTTACAAATCATGATTGGGAGAAGTTGGTAGATACCACTGATGAGTGGATTACAAAAAGGACCGGTATTTCAGAGAGAAGAATACTGGAAAAAGAACAACCTACTCATGAACTGGGGATAAAAGCAGCCAAGATGGCATTGGAAGATGCCGGCCTGACTGCTGAAGATTTGGATTTAATTATTGTAGCAACAGAGACTCCCGATTACCTTTCGCCTTCAATGTCATGCTTGATTCAGAAGGGAATTGGAGCTAAGAAAGCTGCAGCTTTTGACCTTAATGCTGCGTGTTCCGGCTTTATATACAGCATGACAGTTGCAGGACAGTTTATTAAGACGGGTGTTTATAAATATGTTTTGGTAATTGGATGTGAAGGTTTGTCAAAAGTTATGGACTGGAAGGACAGAAACACCTGTGTTCTCTTTGGTGACGGTGCAGGTGCGGCAGTATTGGGCCCGGTTGAAGAAGGATATGGTGTTCTTAATACATATCTTGGTGCTGCGGGAGACTTAGGTCACAATTTGACAATTCCCTGCTGTTTTATAACCGAAGAGGATATTGCCAAAAGGCCTAATGAAAATAAAAGAGTTTTGTGGATGGACGGCAGTGAAGTATTTAAGTTTGCAGTAAAGATAATGGAACAGTGCACAAGGCAAGTTTTAGAGGAAATTGGCATGAGCTTGGACGATATTAAGCTGATAGTACCGCACCAGGCCAATATTAGAATTCTGGAAAGTGCAACAAAAAGATTGGGTGTTGAAAACGAAAAAGTATTTTCTAATCTCCATAAATATGGGAATATATCTTCAGCGTCAATTCCTGTAGCTCTCAATGAAACCTATCGTGAAGGTAAAATAGCCAAAGGAGATAACTTAGTCTTTGTAGGCTTTGGCGGGGGACTGACTTGGGGAGCTGCTGTGGTTAAATGGAGTAAATAA
- the plsX gene encoding phosphate acyltransferase PlsX has product MNILVDAMGGDNAPQAIVNGCVEAVKEAEGFDIVLIGDKNKIEEILGEKNLSNPRIKIHHASEVICADDSPTKAIKNKKDSSMVVGFNLLKEKKGDIFISCGNSGALMTGALLILGRIKGVDRPAFPAIVPTKTGKCMIIDAGLNTVCKPINYQQFGVMGSIFMKEMFNLENPKVGLLNVGSEEGKGNETIKQSYSLLEESNINFIGNVEGSDILKGKADVVVCDGFVGNVALKTIEGAGYFMIGLLKDVFFKNLKTKLAALILKNDMKIIKKLLDADEQGGALILGVNGLVLKSHGNSNEKTIKNVVLKAQIMAKTKIIDTISKEFSNTEVEDIAE; this is encoded by the coding sequence TTGAATATTTTAGTAGATGCTATGGGTGGAGACAATGCACCGCAAGCCATTGTCAATGGATGCGTAGAAGCTGTAAAAGAGGCTGAAGGTTTTGATATAGTGTTGATTGGTGACAAAAATAAGATTGAAGAAATACTGGGAGAAAAAAACTTATCCAACCCAAGAATAAAAATTCATCATGCCTCAGAAGTAATTTGTGCTGATGATTCTCCCACTAAAGCTATAAAAAACAAAAAAGATTCGTCAATGGTTGTGGGCTTTAATCTATTGAAAGAGAAAAAAGGAGATATCTTTATATCCTGCGGCAACAGCGGGGCTTTAATGACTGGTGCTCTGCTCATTCTCGGAAGAATTAAAGGTGTGGATAGACCTGCTTTCCCTGCGATAGTGCCTACAAAGACAGGAAAGTGCATGATCATTGATGCTGGTCTAAATACAGTATGCAAACCTATCAATTATCAGCAGTTTGGGGTTATGGGATCAATTTTCATGAAAGAAATGTTTAATCTCGAAAATCCCAAAGTAGGACTGTTGAATGTAGGTTCAGAAGAGGGTAAAGGAAATGAAACCATAAAGCAATCCTATAGTCTTCTTGAAGAATCCAATATTAACTTTATTGGAAATGTTGAAGGAAGCGATATTTTAAAAGGTAAGGCTGATGTTGTGGTATGTGATGGCTTTGTGGGAAATGTGGCGTTAAAAACCATCGAAGGCGCCGGATATTTCATGATAGGCTTGCTGAAAGACGTATTTTTTAAGAACTTGAAGACAAAATTGGCGGCATTGATTCTTAAAAACGATATGAAAATAATTAAAAAACTACTCGATGCAGATGAACAGGGTGGAGCACTGATACTGGGGGTAAATGGCCTTGTATTAAAGAGTCATGGCAATTCCAATGAGAAAACCATAAAGAATGTAGTTTTGAAAGCACAAATTATGGCAAAAACTAAAATAATTGATACAATTTCCAAGGAATTTTCCAATACGGAGGTGGAGGATATTGCAGAATAG
- the fapR gene encoding transcription factor FapR yields MSRSSVMKKERQAILLEKLKEDPFLTDEELAEIFGVSVPTIRLDRLELGIPELRERIKNVAEKNYSKVKSIQSRDMVGELVEISLGKSGISILETNEKMAFEKLKVIQGKYIYSMAESLAIAVIDAHVALVGVANIKYKTPVYAGSKLVARAEVKKSYDNKYIVWVKITEKQVEVFRGKYILVSLEKI; encoded by the coding sequence ATGAGTAGGTCATCAGTCATGAAAAAGGAACGCCAGGCAATACTTTTGGAGAAACTAAAGGAAGATCCGTTCCTTACGGATGAAGAACTGGCTGAAATATTTGGCGTAAGTGTACCGACTATTAGGTTGGATAGGCTTGAATTGGGTATTCCCGAACTTAGAGAGAGAATAAAAAATGTTGCAGAAAAAAATTACAGCAAGGTTAAGTCAATTCAAAGCAGAGATATGGTAGGAGAGCTGGTGGAGATATCTCTCGGTAAGAGCGGAATATCGATATTGGAAACCAATGAAAAAATGGCTTTTGAAAAGTTGAAAGTTATTCAGGGTAAATATATATATTCAATGGCAGAGTCTCTGGCAATAGCAGTTATAGATGCCCATGTAGCACTGGTAGGTGTTGCAAATATAAAATATAAAACGCCGGTGTATGCAGGAAGCAAATTGGTTGCAAGGGCTGAAGTTAAGAAATCCTACGACAATAAATATATAGTCTGGGTAAAGATTACAGAGAAACAGGTTGAGGTTTTTCGAGGGAAATATATACTGGTATCCCTTGAAAAAATATAA
- the pgsA gene encoding CDP-diacylglycerol--glycerol-3-phosphate 3-phosphatidyltransferase — translation MNLPNKLTILRIVLIPIFMLIIVPIPQWLIDLGFLSFIRPQLISVNYFINNYGNYVAALIFIIASSTDALDGYIARKTKQVTNFGKFLDPIADKLLVTAALIALVERGALSTWVAVIIIGREFMITGLRLVAASEGIVIAASNWGKVKTITQMIAIITMLFKNYPIRWLCDFPFDGVIMFLAVIATIYSAYDYIVKNAKVLDHNS, via the coding sequence ATGAATCTTCCAAATAAGCTTACAATACTTAGAATTGTTCTTATACCCATTTTTATGTTAATTATTGTTCCAATTCCCCAGTGGTTGATAGACCTTGGTTTTTTGAGCTTTATCAGGCCTCAATTGATATCTGTCAATTATTTTATTAATAATTATGGAAATTATGTGGCTGCATTGATTTTTATTATTGCTTCAAGCACCGATGCACTGGATGGCTATATCGCAAGAAAAACAAAACAGGTAACAAATTTCGGAAAGTTTTTGGATCCTATTGCTGATAAGCTTTTGGTGACAGCTGCATTAATTGCTTTAGTGGAAAGGGGTGCCCTTTCAACCTGGGTGGCAGTTATTATAATTGGCCGTGAGTTTATGATAACCGGTTTAAGGCTTGTTGCTGCAAGTGAAGGAATAGTCATAGCTGCAAGCAATTGGGGAAAAGTTAAAACAATAACTCAAATGATTGCGATAATAACAATGCTTTTCAAGAACTATCCCATCCGGTGGCTGTGTGATTTTCCCTTTGACGGAGTTATCATGTTTTTAGCTGTTATTGCCACAATCTATTCGGCTTATGATTACATAGTAAAAAATGCAAAAGTTTTGGACCACAATTCTTAA
- the rimO gene encoding 30S ribosomal protein S12 methylthiotransferase RimO produces the protein MKKKIGIVSLGCPKNLVDSEIMLGVLKKEDYEITNDESDANIIIVNTCGFIESAVEESINSILEMAEYKQRKCKLLIVTGCLAERYKDQILKEIPEVDAVVGTGGYGHIAEIIEKLSKDEEAISQDKRLFLDYENDVEYLKGERLISSNKGYGYLKIAEGCDNCCTYCVIPSLRGPYTSRKMEDITSEAEQLAKQGVKEVILIAQDVTRYGMDLYKQKKLVDLIREISKIEGIKWIRLLYCYPEEIDENLIEEIAVNPKVVKYLDIPIQHASDKILKAMGRRGTLENLEALLDKLRNRIPDIVIRTTLIVGFPGEDEKDFKILYNFVKKQQFDRLGVFTYSREEGTPAYHMKPQIKKSVKESRLNDIMQLQKEIAIEKNNARLNKVYSVLVEGVAEDGIFYIGRSYAEAPDIDSLIYFTSEEPLEFGSFTEVRVLNVDEYDLVGEVVNESSK, from the coding sequence TTGAAAAAGAAAATAGGTATTGTTTCGCTTGGATGTCCTAAAAATCTCGTTGACAGTGAAATAATGCTTGGAGTACTTAAGAAAGAAGACTATGAGATTACTAACGATGAGAGCGATGCAAATATTATAATTGTAAATACATGCGGTTTTATTGAGAGTGCTGTTGAGGAGTCTATCAATTCAATATTGGAAATGGCGGAGTATAAGCAGCGCAAATGCAAACTTCTTATAGTGACAGGATGTTTGGCAGAGCGCTATAAAGATCAGATATTGAAAGAGATCCCGGAAGTGGATGCGGTTGTTGGTACCGGAGGTTACGGACATATAGCCGAAATTATAGAAAAGCTTTCAAAGGATGAAGAAGCAATTTCCCAGGATAAAAGGTTGTTTTTGGACTATGAAAACGACGTTGAATATCTTAAAGGAGAACGGTTGATTTCTTCAAATAAAGGTTATGGCTATCTAAAGATTGCCGAAGGTTGTGACAACTGTTGTACTTACTGTGTGATTCCTTCATTGAGGGGACCTTATACCAGCAGGAAAATGGAAGATATCACGTCAGAGGCAGAACAGTTAGCCAAACAAGGAGTAAAGGAAGTAATACTGATTGCCCAGGATGTGACCCGGTATGGTATGGATCTTTATAAGCAAAAAAAGCTTGTGGATTTAATTAGAGAAATAAGCAAAATAGAAGGTATTAAATGGATTAGACTGCTTTATTGCTATCCTGAAGAGATTGATGAAAACCTGATTGAAGAAATTGCTGTAAATCCTAAGGTTGTAAAATATTTAGATATACCGATTCAGCATGCCAGCGATAAAATACTTAAGGCCATGGGAAGAAGAGGTACCCTGGAAAATTTGGAAGCACTTCTTGACAAGCTGAGGAACAGAATACCGGATATTGTTATTCGTACCACGCTTATTGTAGGATTTCCCGGTGAAGATGAAAAAGATTTTAAGATTTTGTATAATTTTGTTAAGAAGCAGCAATTTGATAGGTTGGGAGTATTTACTTATTCAAGGGAAGAAGGAACTCCTGCCTACCATATGAAACCGCAGATTAAGAAAAGTGTCAAAGAATCGAGATTGAACGACATAATGCAGTTACAGAAAGAAATAGCAATAGAAAAGAATAATGCAAGGTTAAATAAAGTATATTCTGTTCTGGTGGAGGGTGTTGCAGAGGATGGAATTTTTTACATAGGAAGGTCCTATGCTGAGGCACCGGATATCGACAGCTTAATTTACTTTACAAGTGAAGAGCCTCTGGAATTTGGGAGCTTTACAGAGGTCAGGGTTTTGAATGTGGATGAATATGATTTGGTAGGAGAGGTTGTAAATGAATCTTCCAAATAA
- a CDS encoding AAA family ATPase — translation MIRIEKVLIENFQSHENTELAFHDGLNVIVGPSDHGKSAVIRAIRWVLYNEPRGSDFVRQGTNFARVTLWLSTGFVITRERTPSKNRYILSDEKGNTNIYEGFGNEVPQEIINAHGIPKVVLDTDINSSINIGSQLEGPFLISESGAVRAKAIGRLTGLHIIDKAIRDSATDLRRENQTKDRIGKELDEVDEKLKEYQYLDELEEKIELSSKLIENIEKHIKKLSLLTDIKYSLEDVNEKYKETLYVLSKLEKIDEFEKIIKCIDADFIRLKTLDNLKNRYNSNLMAAKEMERIFSMTKGVNGCISLIEEAEERTVRYEKLQKAGNNLRVLEKERIAVENVLKNTEKIGESDIIINQIREKVIKMSKLVSIKEKLVNYDSEIAKVDSILKRSIDLNASDVVITSIDRKSELLARLENIKNRLMPILDKIREGNNYLNNNKQEIEKYLNMYTELLKESGKCPLCNSKISDDKLGEIIKHYKEAH, via the coding sequence ATGATTCGAATTGAAAAAGTATTGATTGAAAACTTCCAATCCCATGAAAATACTGAGCTTGCTTTTCATGACGGTCTGAATGTAATTGTGGGACCGTCAGACCATGGAAAATCTGCTGTCATCAGAGCTATACGGTGGGTTTTATATAATGAGCCGAGGGGCAGCGATTTTGTTCGACAGGGTACCAATTTTGCACGGGTTACCCTATGGCTAAGCACTGGTTTTGTTATTACCCGGGAAAGGACGCCAAGTAAGAACAGATATATCCTGTCGGATGAGAAAGGAAATACCAATATCTATGAAGGATTTGGAAATGAAGTGCCCCAGGAAATCATAAACGCTCATGGGATTCCTAAAGTGGTATTGGATACCGATATAAATTCCAGTATAAATATAGGCAGTCAGTTGGAAGGCCCTTTCCTTATTTCAGAGTCGGGGGCTGTACGTGCTAAGGCTATTGGCCGGCTTACAGGCCTTCATATAATCGATAAAGCCATTCGCGACAGTGCAACCGATTTGAGACGGGAAAATCAGACTAAGGACAGAATAGGAAAAGAATTGGATGAGGTAGATGAAAAGTTAAAAGAGTATCAATATCTTGATGAACTTGAAGAAAAAATCGAACTTAGCTCAAAGTTGATTGAAAATATTGAAAAGCACATAAAAAAGCTTTCACTGCTAACAGATATAAAATACAGTCTGGAAGATGTGAATGAAAAATACAAAGAGACTTTATACGTACTTTCGAAGCTTGAAAAAATAGACGAGTTTGAGAAAATTATAAAATGTATTGATGCCGATTTTATAAGGCTGAAGACACTGGACAACTTAAAGAACAGATATAACAGCAATTTGATGGCAGCAAAGGAAATGGAAAGAATTTTTTCCATGACCAAAGGAGTGAATGGTTGTATAAGTTTGATTGAAGAAGCAGAAGAAAGAACTGTTCGCTATGAAAAGCTTCAAAAGGCCGGCAATAATTTAAGGGTTTTGGAAAAGGAACGTATTGCTGTTGAAAATGTATTAAAGAATACTGAAAAAATTGGTGAATCGGATATAATTATTAATCAGATAAGGGAAAAAGTTATAAAAATGTCGAAGCTTGTTTCAATTAAAGAAAAACTTGTGAACTATGACAGCGAAATTGCGAAAGTTGACAGTATATTAAAAAGAAGCATAGATTTAAATGCCTCGGATGTCGTCATTACTAGCATTGACAGGAAAAGTGAACTGCTGGCAAGGCTTGAAAACATTAAAAATAGGCTTATGCCCATATTGGACAAGATTAGGGAAGGGAATAATTATCTCAATAACAATAAACAAGAAATAGAAAAATATTTAAATATGTATACCGAATTGTTGAAGGAAAGCGGAAAATGTCCTTTATGTAACAGTAAAATCAGTGATGATAAATTAGGAGAGATTATAAAGCATTATAAGGAGGCACATTGA
- a CDS encoding metallophosphoesterase family protein: MKLLFFTDTHIKGTNPKNRKDNYYETLKRKFREIGDIAKDLEVDYILHGGDWFDRPDISPSIVREFAIIIKNFGKEIYTVAGNHDMYGQNPNTLNRTMLGIFEGTGIVKLLKDDEEIILKKDGISLQLTGKSYNYDIDGQKFAEYYIVKKNSSVDYAINIVHGMLLKKPFYEGIQYTLIDDIKDTEADITFAGHYHSGFGIVEMNGKYFVNPGSIVRISNSIAEIERKPKVVYVELKERVEIREIELKSALPGEEVLDREELERAKDRSVRLHQFYQGISKSMKYKKIDIAGIVENIASNQDLSREVKEEALRRIAIAQESFAMGQDTE, from the coding sequence ATGAAGCTCCTCTTTTTTACAGATACTCATATTAAAGGAACTAATCCCAAAAATCGGAAAGACAACTACTATGAGACCCTAAAGAGAAAATTCCGGGAAATAGGTGATATAGCAAAGGACCTGGAGGTTGACTATATTTTACATGGGGGGGATTGGTTTGACAGGCCGGATATATCACCTTCCATTGTGAGGGAGTTTGCAATAATTATTAAAAACTTCGGCAAAGAAATTTATACTGTTGCGGGAAATCATGACATGTATGGGCAGAATCCGAATACATTAAACAGAACCATGCTTGGAATTTTTGAAGGAACAGGAATTGTAAAACTCCTGAAAGACGATGAAGAGATTATTTTGAAGAAGGATGGAATAAGCCTTCAACTTACCGGAAAATCCTATAACTATGATATAGATGGACAAAAATTTGCCGAATATTATATAGTAAAAAAGAACAGTTCTGTGGACTATGCCATAAATATTGTACACGGGATGCTGTTGAAAAAGCCCTTTTATGAAGGAATACAATACACTTTGATTGATGACATAAAGGATACCGAAGCCGATATTACTTTTGCGGGTCATTATCACAGCGGTTTTGGAATAGTGGAAATGAATGGGAAGTACTTTGTTAATCCCGGAAGTATTGTGAGGATTTCCAACAGTATTGCTGAAATTGAAAGGAAACCGAAGGTGGTGTATGTAGAACTTAAAGAACGGGTTGAAATACGGGAAATTGAACTTAAATCCGCGCTTCCGGGGGAAGAGGTGTTAGACCGTGAAGAATTGGAAAGAGCCAAAGACCGAAGTGTTCGACTTCATCAGTTTTACCAGGGTATATCCAAATCTATGAAATACAAAAAGATTGATATTGCCGGTATTGTTGAAAATATAGCATCCAATCAAGATTTGAGCAGAGAAGTAAAAGAAGAAGCTTTAAGGAGGATAGCCATTGCCCAGGAAAGCTTTGCTATGGGGCAGGATACAGAATGA